In Massilistercora timonensis, the following are encoded in one genomic region:
- a CDS encoding energy-coupling factor transporter ATPase — protein sequence MRTEVEHNENHVILELQDVTYCYDGETLPVWEHLSCCFYKGKIHAISGPSGCGKSSILYLLDGLAPHMYEGELTGRVLLEGEDITSVPPRDRCDRIGFVMQNPESQFCTFTVEEELAFGMENLGVAPEVMKGKIEEALAFVGMSGYEKTDLNNLSGGQKQKVAIASLLVTEPEILLLDEPTANLDPQSRRQIFDLILRLAKEQGITIVLVEHNIGEILEEVDHILALDGHGSVVARGSREAVLAQGWRLRQEKDTVGAAKDLSTEEEVLRITDLEFAYPIPGRRKKDPANGKKILDGLSLAVRRQEFLAIVGENGVGKTTLMRLIFRIFSQDAGKIELFGRPVESYRKKDLYHLIGLVFQNPENQFIKNTVYEELMFSLKRVRISQEEKERRVQEMLERFHLAQEKEKSPFVLSQGQKRRLSVADMLLTNQEILFLDEPTYGQDFENRQELMKDMQKLVEEGITIVMITHDLSLVRQYATRVVELEDGKVRKDLPTEAYFAWRREETGKEEQ from the coding sequence ATGCGTACAGAAGTAGAGCACAACGAAAATCATGTGATCCTGGAACTTCAGGACGTGACATACTGTTATGACGGAGAGACGCTCCCTGTGTGGGAGCATCTCTCTTGCTGTTTTTATAAAGGAAAGATCCATGCCATCAGCGGCCCCAGCGGCTGCGGAAAGAGTTCCATCCTCTATCTCCTGGACGGACTGGCGCCCCATATGTATGAAGGGGAACTGACGGGCCGGGTGCTGCTGGAAGGAGAGGACATTACCAGCGTGCCGCCAAGAGACCGGTGCGACCGGATCGGATTCGTCATGCAGAATCCGGAGAGCCAGTTCTGTACCTTTACCGTGGAGGAAGAGCTGGCTTTTGGTATGGAGAACCTGGGCGTGGCCCCGGAAGTTATGAAGGGGAAGATCGAGGAAGCTCTGGCATTCGTGGGAATGTCCGGGTATGAGAAGACGGATCTTAACAACCTGTCCGGCGGGCAGAAGCAGAAAGTCGCCATTGCTTCCCTCCTGGTGACAGAGCCTGAGATCCTGCTGCTGGATGAGCCTACAGCGAACCTGGATCCCCAGAGCCGCAGGCAGATCTTCGATCTGATCCTTCGGCTGGCGAAAGAGCAGGGGATCACCATTGTCCTGGTGGAGCACAATATCGGGGAGATCCTGGAGGAAGTGGATCATATCCTGGCGCTGGACGGCCATGGGAGCGTGGTGGCCAGGGGCAGCAGGGAAGCGGTGCTGGCCCAGGGTTGGAGGCTACGGCAGGAGAAGGACACAGTGGGAGCGGCAAAGGATCTGTCTACAGAGGAAGAAGTGCTGCGCATTACGGATCTGGAGTTTGCCTATCCCATTCCCGGCAGGAGGAAGAAAGACCCGGCAAACGGAAAGAAGATCCTGGACGGATTGAGCCTTGCGGTGCGCCGTCAGGAGTTTCTGGCTATCGTGGGAGAAAACGGGGTTGGAAAGACCACGCTCATGCGGCTGATCTTCCGGATTTTTTCTCAGGATGCCGGGAAGATAGAGCTTTTTGGACGTCCTGTGGAGAGTTACCGGAAGAAGGACCTGTATCATCTGATCGGCCTGGTGTTCCAGAATCCGGAGAACCAGTTTATCAAGAATACCGTTTACGAAGAGCTGATGTTCAGCCTGAAGAGGGTGCGGATCAGCCAGGAAGAAAAAGAGAGGCGGGTCCAGGAAATGCTGGAGCGGTTCCACCTGGCACAGGAGAAGGAGAAAAGCCCCTTTGTATTAAGCCAGGGGCAGAAGCGCCGCCTGAGCGTGGCGGATATGCTTCTGACTAATCAGGAGATCCTGTTCCTGGACGAGCCTACCTACGGGCAGGATTTCGAGAACCGCCAGGAACTGATGAAGGATATGCAGAAGCTGGTGGAGGAGGGAATCACCATTGTGATGATCACCCATGACCTGTCGCTGGTTCGCCAGTACGCCACAAGAGTAGTGGAACTGGAGGATGGAAAGGTGAGAAAAGACCTGCCCACAGAAGCGTATTTCGCATGGCGCAGGGAAGAAACGGGAAAGGAGGAGCAGTGA
- a CDS encoding ECF transporter S component, giving the protein MEKKFTTKEVVVVAMVAAVIGVIYTLLDWAYMPLSAVLGTVFMELTFGVYMLSAAMPMYLVRKPGFAIFGALVTAGVNLLLGSPYGLQLVLAGFLEGLAVEIAYAVVDRYQGSMKNLVLSGILGPIFVLCRDAFFWGTPWSYGTAVAAGVVIVRFFSAIVLTTIIVKVITAALAKTGVLKGFKCVQK; this is encoded by the coding sequence ATGGAGAAAAAATTTACAACAAAAGAAGTTGTGGTCGTGGCAATGGTTGCCGCTGTGATCGGTGTGATCTACACTCTGCTTGACTGGGCGTACATGCCGCTGTCTGCAGTTCTTGGCACTGTTTTTATGGAGCTTACGTTTGGCGTGTATATGCTGTCTGCGGCAATGCCCATGTATCTGGTGCGCAAGCCGGGATTCGCCATCTTTGGCGCGCTGGTGACAGCTGGTGTGAACCTGCTGCTGGGAAGCCCCTATGGTCTGCAGCTGGTGCTGGCAGGATTCCTGGAGGGACTTGCGGTTGAGATCGCGTACGCTGTGGTAGACCGGTATCAGGGAAGTATGAAGAACCTGGTGCTGTCCGGGATCCTTGGGCCTATCTTTGTACTGTGCAGAGATGCCTTCTTCTGGGGAACGCCCTGGAGTTATGGAACAGCAGTTGCGGCGGGCGTTGTGATCGTCCGGTTCTTCAGCGCCATCGTGCTGACAACTATCATCGTGAAAGTGATCACAGCAGCGCTGGCGAAGACAGGCGTACTGAAAGGATTCAAATGCGTACAGAAGTAG
- the tenA gene encoding thiaminase II → MKVSQRLYEKALPIWESYFTHPFIQGMADGTLAKDKFQFYMIQDHKYLMEYAKVFALGVIKSRDEKDMRLFAAFIADTLNTENAVHQFFLKELGITQEDIERTPMCLNNDSYTNYMIAVAMKEGLAELTTAVLACFWSYKLIGDYMETTPGALEQPFYGRWSSTYVSDAFRGGNQTVIDLLDRLTEGYTEEQIQNLEHILINCSKYEYQFWDMAWTKGEMDYRL, encoded by the coding sequence ATGAAAGTATCACAGCGTTTGTACGAGAAGGCTCTTCCCATCTGGGAGAGTTATTTTACCCATCCCTTTATCCAGGGGATGGCGGACGGAACCCTGGCGAAGGATAAGTTCCAGTTCTATATGATCCAGGACCACAAGTACCTGATGGAGTACGCCAAAGTATTTGCCCTGGGGGTGATAAAATCCCGGGACGAGAAGGATATGCGGCTGTTTGCGGCCTTTATCGCGGATACTCTGAATACGGAAAATGCGGTGCACCAGTTCTTCTTAAAGGAGCTGGGGATCACCCAGGAGGACATCGAGCGCACGCCTATGTGCCTGAACAATGATTCTTACACCAATTATATGATCGCGGTGGCCATGAAGGAAGGCCTGGCGGAGCTGACCACGGCGGTGCTGGCCTGCTTCTGGAGCTACAAGCTGATCGGCGATTATATGGAGACCACCCCGGGAGCTCTGGAGCAGCCCTTCTATGGCAGGTGGTCAAGTACCTATGTGAGCGACGCCTTCCGGGGCGGAAACCAGACGGTGATCGACCTTCTGGACCGGCTGACAGAAGGGTACACAGAGGAGCAGATCCAGAACCTGGAGCATATCCTGATCAACTGCAGCAAATATGAGTATCAGTTCTGGGATATGGCCTGGACCAAAGGAGAGATGGATTACCGGTTATAG
- the nrdG gene encoding anaerobic ribonucleoside-triphosphate reductase activating protein, with product MYYGNIKPYDIADGPGVRVSLFVSGCRHHCKGCFNAETWDFHYGQPYTKETEEEILSLLSPSYIQGFTLLGGEPFEPGNQRELVQLLHRVREAFPGKDIWCYTGYTQDVDLVPGGKVYTEVTEEMLSYIDRLVDGEFVEEKKDVTLKFRGSQNQRILRKKESGGWEVDPAYRP from the coding sequence ATGTATTACGGAAATATCAAACCTTATGATATCGCGGACGGTCCGGGAGTCAGGGTAAGCCTGTTCGTCTCGGGCTGCCGCCATCACTGCAAGGGCTGTTTTAACGCGGAGACCTGGGATTTCCACTATGGACAGCCCTACACAAAGGAGACGGAGGAAGAGATCTTATCCCTTCTGTCTCCTTCTTATATCCAGGGATTCACCCTCCTTGGCGGAGAGCCCTTTGAGCCGGGGAACCAGCGGGAGCTGGTGCAACTCCTTCACAGGGTGCGGGAGGCATTTCCCGGGAAGGACATCTGGTGCTATACCGGCTATACCCAGGATGTGGATCTGGTCCCCGGCGGGAAGGTGTATACGGAAGTGACGGAGGAGATGCTGTCTTATATCGACCGGCTGGTGGACGGGGAATTCGTGGAGGAGAAAAAGGACGTGACCCTGAAATTCCGGGGCAGCCAAAACCAGAGGATCCTGCGGAAGAAGGAATCAGGCGGCTGGGAGGTTGACCCTGCTTACCGTCCCTAG